The following are from one region of the Salvia hispanica cultivar TCC Black 2014 chromosome 1, UniMelb_Shisp_WGS_1.0, whole genome shotgun sequence genome:
- the LOC125202046 gene encoding chitinase 5-like, whose protein sequence is MKLSLTLCTLLALLLATGTHVSGQNCGCAPNLCCSQFGYCGSGDAYCGNGCRSGPCFGGSPGGSNGVVVSNVVTDNFFNGIANQAPAGCAGKGFYTRAAFLQAIRSYPQFGTTGSVENAKREIAAFFAHVTHETGHFCYTREINGQSRNYCDSNNRQWPCTPGQGYYGRGPIQISWNYNYGPAGRAIGFDGLNNPDIVARDPIISFKTALWFWMNNVHSLIISGQGFGASIRAINGNLECNGANPATVTARVNYYTRYCSQIGVSPGPNLRC, encoded by the exons ATGAAactttctctcactctctgCACCCTTCTTGCTCTCCTTCTGGCCACCGGAACACACGTTTCCGGCCAGAACTGCGGCTGTGCTCCCAACCTCTGCTGCAGCCAGTTCGGCTACTGTGGCTCCGGCGACGCCTATTGTGGCAATGGCTGCCGTTCGGGGCCATGTTTCGGTGGTTCACCGGGTGGAAGCAACGGAGTCGTAGTAAGTAACGTAGTGACGGATAATTTCTTCAACGGGATCGCTAATCAGGCCCCGGCTGGTTGCGCCGGGAAGGGCTTCTACACACGCGCCGCCTTCCTCCAGGCGATTAGGTCGTATCCTCAGTTCGGCACCACCGGCTCCGTTGAGAATGCTAAGCGGGAGATCGCGGCGTTCTTTGCTCATGTGACGCATGAGACCGGAC ACTTTTGCTACACACGAGAGATAAACGGCCAATCCAGAAACTATTGCGACAGCAACAACAGACAGTGGCCTTGCACACCGGGCCAGGGCTATTACGGCCGAGGCCCGATTCAAATCTCATGGAACTACAACTACGGGCCAGCTGGCCGAGCCATAGGGTTTGATGGACTGAACAACCCTGATATCGTGGCTAGAGACCCTATTATCTCATTTAAGACCGCGTTGTGGTTCTGGATGAACAATGTGCACTCGCTTATCATATCCGGGCAGGGCTTCGGGGCGAGTATCCGAGCCATCAACGGCAATCTTGAGTGCAACGGCGCGAATCCGGCTACCGTGACCGCTAGGGTTAA
- the LOC125202047 gene encoding chitinase 5-like, with the protein MNSLTLYTLLALLLATGTHVSGQNCGCAPNLCCSQFGYCGSGDAYCGNGCRSGPCFGGSPGGSNGVVVSNVVTDNFFNGIANQAPAGCAGKGFYTRAAFLQAIRSYPQFGTTGSVENAKREIAAFFAHVTHETGHFCYTREINGQSRNYCDSNNRQWPCAPGQGYYGRGPIQISWNYNYGPAGRAIGFDGLNNPDIVARDPIISFKTALWFWMNNVHSLIISGQGFGASIRAINGNLECNGANPATVTARVNYYTRYCSQIGVSPGPNLRC; encoded by the exons ATGAATTCTCTCACTCTCTACACCCTTCTTGCTCTCCTTCTGGCCACCGGAACACACGTTTCCGGCCAGAACTGCGGCTGTGCTCCCAACCTCTGCTGCAGCCAGTTCGGCTACTGCGGCTCCGGCGACGCTTATTGCGGCAATGGCTGCCGTTCGGGGCCATGTTTCGGTGGCTCGCCCGGAGGAAGCAATGGAGTCGTAGTTAGTAACGTAGTGACGGATAATTTCTTCAACGGGATCGCTAATCAGGCGCCGGCTGGCTGCGCCGGGAAGGGCTTCTACACACGCGCCGCCTTCCTCCAGGCGATTAGGTCGTATCCTCAGTTCGGCACCACCGGCTCCGTTGAGAATGCTAAGCGGGAGATCGCGGCGTTCTTTGCTCATGTCACGCATGAGACTGGAC ACTTTTGCTACACACGAGAGATAAATGGGCAATCCCGAAACTATTGCGACAGCAACAACAGACAGTGGCCTTGCGCACCGGGCCAAGGCTATTACGGCCGAGGCCCGATACAAATCTCTTGGAACTACAACTACGGGCCAGCTGGCCGAGCCATAGGCTTTGATGGATTGAACAACCCTGATATTGTAGCTAGAGACCCTATTATCTCATTTAAGACCGCGTTGTGGTTCTGGATGAACAATGTCCACTCGCTTATCATATCGGGGCAGGGCTTCGGGGCGAGTATCCGTGCCATCAACGGCAATCTTGAATGCAACGGAGCGAATCCGGCTACTGTGACCGCTAGGGTTAATTACTACACGCGCTACTGCAGCCAAATCGGAGTTAGTCCCGGACCTAATCTCCGTTGCTAG